A segment of the Daphnia pulex isolate KAP4 chromosome 10, ASM2113471v1 genome:
AGAAGGTGGTGATGGTGGCAGACTGAGAGGCTTTGGTTATGCTGAATTTGAAACTAGGCAAGATTTAGTTGACGCCCTTACGATGAACGAATTGGtaattttgcaaatttttctatttgaccTTGTAGTGTTTCCATTTGTCCTTGTTTTGCAGATGATTAAGAACCGCAAAATCCGAGTGGACATTGCTAGCGGCGCAGATGGTGATCAAGAACAGGGCGCTGGCGGTATGGGGCGAGGTCGTGGCCGTCCTACTCGCAATGACGAGGAAAGGGAAGATCGTACCCCTTCCGATTGGCGTAATGCACCAAGGGAGGGACCTCCTCCAGGCCAGGAtcgcggtggtggtggtggattcAGGGGTGGTGACAGAGGAGGAGACAGGATGGAACGAGGTAAATTTGattcaacaaatttgatttcccAGCAATGTCTTTAACTATTCTGTTTGAAATTAGAACCTGCTGGCGAACGGTACTCTGCTTCATTCAATCCAAGGGATCGCCCACCCGGCTCAGCTCTTTCGTCTGAGAGAAGTTCATTTGGTCCCAGGAGAGACGGTCCTTCTAGTTCGTTCGGTGGCGGCCGAGACGGTCCTCCAAGCTCAGGTTTTGGTGGTCGCGATCGCGATGGTCCTTCATCTTTTGGTGGACGTGACCGAGAAGGCTCGTCGTCGTTTGGAGGACGAGATAGAGAAGGTGGCTCATCTTTTGGTGGACGTGATAGAGACGGTCCGTCTTCATTCAGTCGCGGACGTGACGGTCCTTCTTCGTTCGGTCGAGACAGAGAAGGCGGCTCGTCGTTTGGACGTGACCGGGACGGTCCCTCCTCTTTTGGACGTGAGCGAGATGGTCCCTCGTCGTTCAACCGTGACGAAATGCAGCGAAGTGAACGCCCAAGCGCTGCTGGAGGTAAGTTGACACGTTCTCCCTTTTTGCATTGGATTGTTAataagatttttcattttgattatttagaaCCGACCAAGGAAAGACCAAAGTTATCTCTGAAACCCCGATCTGTCCCAATTGAAGAGGGTTCCGTTGCCGATGAaccaactgctgctgttgctcccATAACTGAACggccagctgctgctgctgccccagCTCCAGCGGCTCCACCCAGCTCTGCATCCATTTTCGGTGCAGCCAGGCCGGTGGATACTGCGGCACGTGAACGCGCCATTGAAGAACGGCTCAAGGAGAAACAGATGAAGGAGCGGGAACCGCCTCTCCGTGGACGTGAAACTGATCGCCAAGAGTAAgctcattcaaatgttttatttgattctcgaaacttaatttgtttgttttttaaatttcagtgaTAGAAATCAACGCGATAATTCCCATGGCAGTGGTGGCCGTTCCTCTGAACGTCCCAGCGGAGGGCGCGGGCGCTCTAGCGAGGTgagattgaattgaatttcgcTTTGGCttttagttttgaaattaGCACCTATAAATGAATTGGCTTGCATGAATTCCCTTTGCATGTATTGAGTCGTTGCATGGTGCTTAACATTAAAGAGTTGAGGGACAGACACCCAGACtagttgaatttaaattactgTCGGGGTCGTATCTgctcaaacaattttttgatcaaattttaatttttttttaatgtttttgtaaaatttcacAGGGAGAGAAGACGGACGATCGACGAGACTATCGTAATGACGATCAAGACAATCGGCGTCCAGCACGTGATGGTCCTGGCTACTCTGGAGATTCACGACAGGCGCCCAAAGATGGAGACTATCGGCCGCCTCAAAGGTCGACCGCCAATCCCAACGAATACCGTCCGCCAGTGGGTGGTAGGGGGAGCAGCGGCGGAGGAAATGAATATCGTCCTCCCCGACCCAGTGGTGGAGCTGATCGTCGTGACGGAGATCGCCGTGAAGGAGACCGTCGTGACGGTGATCGTCGCGATGGTGATCGTCGTGATGGAGATCGTCGTGACGGAGATCGCGATTACCGAGGACCTGCTCCCGCCAGAGATGGCGACTATCGTCCACCTCGAGGCGATGATTCCCGCAAAGAGAATGGATTATCTCGTggcggaggtggtggcggaggAGCTGGAATTTACCGCGCTCCCTCTCGTGGAACTGGACCCAGCAATGAAAGGTCTTGTAACATACGAGTTAtgattttaattattcttcAATGACTGACTGTTTTGTGCGTTtggtcttgtttgtttgtttttattcgtttCGATTGAAGGACGCGCAGTCGTGACGATCACAACGGAGACAGACGTCCAGCGGCGCCTGCTTCTTCTGCATCCAGCGCGGATGAAGCGACACGAGTTCGAAGATTGGAAGAGCCCAAAGCGCCCGTAAGTTTTCTCGTCTTTGTCTCTTAACTGTTTGACTTTTTGTTAACCTGAGCAATTTGTTTCCTTCAAGGTATTTGAGAATAGCAACAAGTTTGCCTTCCTACTGGCCGAGGATGAAGGTGCCGACGAATCAGACAGCCGAGATGAACAGTAAAGGGAGATGATGCAAGGAAACCGATTTGAAtgactacaacaacaacaacaacgcgaCACAACTAGAAATACCGACGCAATTTTTAACACtatttttgtaattcttcTTAAAATCTCCCCCAACATCCCCCAGCCACCACATCCCCCCACTCCCCCTCTATTCTCTCAGACaagacttttctctcttccgtCACTCACATGCAGGTCgatttcttcattattttcttggaaCACAATTTTTCGTGTGCGCTTTCCATTTGGTAGGAAGGAAATGGGGaagtaacaaattttttgatgaaacaaaatggaatcttttttatattttcactGGATGGAGCAGAAAAGGCTATTGGCGAGTTacaaagagagaaacagaAGTAGATCatgcaaatcaattttttcgtAAGGGGGGAGAGGAGgaatttctatattttttttcttttcctttttgtgtgttgttgacattttgctcgaaaaaaaaagagaaaaagggtcGTGTGGAAAACGGTGAGTtgagttgtttgtttgtatgttttctaaaaaatgaagCGAATGAAGAAGacactaaaaaaaaggagaaaattttttttgttcagtgtgaaaaaaaaagaaacaaacaagaaaaaaaaagatacgaaCTACTGTTGACGACGTGTTTCGagataaaatacaaaacaccAGCCATTCGAATGATATGATTGAcctttttaattgttttgctTATTTTAGTTGAGAAAGTGACATTCGAATTGTTAACATTTTGAATGAATCATTCTTAGACTTTTCCAAcgccaatttttattcaaacagGTTGACGGAGATGGGCGGCTGATGATATACTTCAATTGTggtaatttgtttcattttttgaagttttcaaaaattaatacGATGATTAAATTGATAATTGTTTGCACTTACTTTACCAGATAGTCAGATACTAACGAGAGGGTACAGTGTAGCATGCAGGTGCAGCAAAATATGTTGCCACTGCGTGCGATTTGTGTAATTAGGTGGGCATGTCGGTGTTGGCGGTTAATCGTGCAGCTGTGGCTGCTTCCGGATGGGATTCGAAAGCGCTCGTCGAACTGACAGGTGAGTtcccataattttttttgattattattaattgcAGTTGATGTTGGTACAGTCGCATATGTTTCCGCAAATGTTTCAGGAATTGCGGGGGCTTAGTCCGAGTCAACATTCTAGAGCTATAAAATCACTGGGATTTTGAACATGATTCTCACATCCTCTTGCACCTGTATTCGATCGTTCCAGAGGTAAGTAAAGTATTTTACACATATTTTGGTGAATAAGATGTAAACGAATTCAATATTTTCGCAGTGGAAATGCATTTTCAAAGTCTTTTCTTTGTCGTCTTGGCCTGCGCTCTTTGCTGGGTGAAAGCCGATGATGGTTCAGCTAGTCAACTTGACGAATCCGGACTAGAAATCCGCTGTAAGTTCAATTTAGTTTTCACTAAAGGTGCGACTTAATCATTCAACTTTGTAGCTGGAGACGAAGGAGTGACGGGCAATGATTTAGAGGATCGCGCATTCAACGCTTTCAGTCAGGAATGTCTGAAAGCTCATAATGACTATCGCAGGAAGCACGGAGTTCCGCCTTTTGTTTCTCGATCCGACTGTAAATTTGCGTCCCATTACACCTGATGACGTATCTAACggattcattttatttcaaaaaatataggAGATTGCTGAAGCCGAAAATTGGGCGAAAACGATGGCAGCTCAAAATAGTTTATTCCATAGCGGAAACCAGGGCTATGGTGAAAACCTTTACCAAGACCTTTATGCCAGCTGGGGAACTGAAGTGATTGGCAGAAATCCGGTGGATGCCTTCTACGAAGAAATTAAAGATTACGACTTCAATGCTCCGGGTTTCACCGTGCAGACAGGTCCAGTTGCAGCAGTATCTTTTTAGAATATTAATCCATCTATACATTTGTTTCGTGGGGTTTCAGGCCACTTTACGGAAGTTGTCTGGAAATCCTCAGATCGCTGCTAATGTTCCATGGCCGCTGTGCTAAATCAGTACCGGTGAAATATACCAGTTGAATGGAATATTTTTGGATAGGGATCGAGGGGGTTGATGTAATTCAATAATTATGGGCAGAGATTGAATAAAGTCAAGGCATTGAATTGGGCCGTTAAAATAATTCCAACAATTAAGACTTGAGTTGTTGAAACACTTTATAGACGTTAAGTTCTCTCTACAGAGCATATAAACACGTAAAAATGAATGGAAtaagttaaaataattattaaaaaagagaaaacaggaaTTGAACCGGCAGCACTTGcacttgaaaatatttgctGATTGGTGTTGATTTCATACTCGGTAGACTTTGGTATCGTCTCTTGTTTGAGTTGCTGGTCAAGTGGCCGTGAACTGTCCTCtactaaaaatgttaaaattcaaTATCAATTATTAATTACAGCTGATGATTAGTTCATTTTTATAGTACTTTGAGGTTCTTTGTGGTGAtgcttttgattctttttattggCGCTATGGATGCTGCTCTTGCTATGTCCATTTAAAATCGACTCATTAcctataataaaatatttagttgTGAGTTGTGACAAACGGAAAGTTAATGTTAAGTTAATTACCAGCCCGAAAGACAACTTCATCTTTGTTGATCATATTGCTGCTAGAATGTGGGATGCTGACAGTTGGGTGGATAACATCCGGCGTTTGGattattgttgtttcttctataTTTCCTGTATCATAGTTTTAAATTATCAGGTGAATTagattaaatgaaataatatgcAATTGAACCATAGAATGGAATCGAGGCTTCCGCTTGACCCAGGAAATTAACGGCAACGCAAATGTAGGAATTCCTGATATCTTCCGGTTGGATGTCGTGGATCGTCAGCGTAGTGTTTGTCTTGTAGTTGCTGGGACTATTTAGTCTGACATCTTTAACACTGTATTTCGTGCTAtaattcaaatcttttttaagtAACATATACCAACAAGAGAACGTGAAATTCTACCTGGGTAAGATGGCCGTGATTGAATTATTGCGGTCCCGTTTCATCCATTGATTGAGACTGGGCGGATGGGACTCTATTTGGCAAGTCAGACGGATTTCGATGCCCAGCACTCCGTCTGCAATTTTATTGGTTGTGGTCGTCACTAGTGGGGCAActtaacgaaataaaattatcaGATATTTATCTCCGAAAGTGATATAATATGGGCCATATATCCTTACAATTGACTTTGAGGACGACCCGTTTGCTGACGATTGGTGGAACGTCGTTGGATGCAATGCACAAATAAACGTCCATCATTCGGCGGGTCACTCCGTAAAGTCGCagtttctctcctctttcatCGTCCACTGTATAAACAACCCATTGTCAATCTGGATCAATGTCAAAAGGATAACATAACATTTTAATACCTTTATTAACTCTCCCACGATGCCAATAACTAGAGATGAAACTAGTTGCATTCCATTGGGGGTTGATATTATGTCCATCCTCACGACGCCAGACGATCCTGGGAGAGGGTTTCCCCGTGGCTTTGCATACGAGTGTCACGTTATCAAATTCATTGACCGATACGTCGCTCGTACTTTCATCAACGATGTTTGGAGGCACTTGGACTTGGATGCAACCCACTTGTTTCATCATCACGAAGGTATTGATCTATATTGCAtgggaaatcaaattgattaaACATTCAGCAGCGATTTGTTGAATGGACAACAAtgcttcatttgttttgttaatgTCTGCGTGGACTGAACAGATATCATCAACAAATATCATGCATGACAACGGGGAATAGGTAGGGAAAGGTCTTGTTGACAtttgcattaaaaaattgctttgTGCACAGACGAAAGGAAACAAAGTGTCAAAGTCATGGATGAAATGCAGTATACCTGACACACGTAGCATCCTTCATCAGATTCCTTGACTTTTCGAATGTGCAAGACGTTCCACGTTCGTGATTGGTGGGATGAGCCGACAGAGACGCGTGTCGTCACAGCAACGCGTGGGTTGTGAGTCACGACACGACGGTGGAGACTCAAAATCGTTTCATCTTCAGCCCTCAGCCAGCCCACCTGTTTtgatttggttatttttctaaaaattaattttcaactttgatcTGTCAGCTGACAGATGATGACAGCTGAGCTTTTGAACAGTTGCCATATTTCGCATAATAAGAGAGCAGTCGTTCGTAAAGTCTCTTGACATTTCAAAAGatattaaaacatttgaaagcGAAAGACGACAGCCCGGAATATCCAAATCAATcaatataaattttctttgagCCCAACCAGCGGAATGATCAATTTTACggaaacacaaaatttaaatttcacggGGGAAAAGTTGAATAATTTCGTACGTCTCGTCACGATCGATTGACATTTTCTTACTTTGTATTCCGCCAAGTTATCGACGACGCAAGATAAGACAACCTCACGGCCCAGCGTCACGGTGACGTTGCGGATCAATTCCGCGAACTGCGGCTCACCTGCCGTGCGGAGGAAACGTATTTAATTTAGCGCAATTAAAAGCCATAACAGTCTGGCAGCCTGTACTACCTGATGCTTTATTATTGACCACTAAAACGAAGATTGTGATTGACTGAACAAGGTGGTGAATGTAGTACTTCATCGTGATCAATTTCACCTGTTGCTAAAATGCTGCCCACATCACACGCAAATGTCACGTCACTTTTACGCCGACTTTGTCATCCTAAcaagttatttctttttcaggatGTTATTCCCAACTCACTTTTACTATACACTCACGTTGTGTAATTTATGGAACTTTTGGGGTTGGTGGGGTTGGGGTGCGACCGGATCGACGGCCGACTGAATTTCAACTGTCGGGCGGCCATCAACCACACAGCAATTTCTAGAGTCTCAACTTTCGAAAGGGCCTTGAGCATCTTTTAAAAGGGCAACTTGCCATGTCATTCAAATCGGTTGATATTCTTGGTAATAATTCATCACGTGatcaatttgattgatttttgatttataaaTGATTACAAATGTTATTCTCGGTGTGACGTAATAACGGCCtaccaaaaaatgtattaaaggTCGACAATTTAATCATTTGTGTGGACAGGTTGTTAACATGTAGGCAGTTACAATCGTGCGTGTCGTAAATATCGTTCATTATCCGGATAGAATTTCCCCATCACATCCGGTTGACCCGAATGTTTTGTTGTGTTCACGGCCTATCATATTATTGACAATACAAACAACAACCCTCGTCTATCATCACGTATAGTCGCAGCGCACGTCATGCAATTGAGAGCACCTCCTCCCTTTATACTGTGTCATACCGAAATGCAACAGTCGAGGCAACAGTGCGGTGGATCCGGCCCACGCAACGACCTTTACATCCACACAAATGCCATCGGAAATCGGATTCGTCTATTTagtattaaaaaacaaactacATGTATTTAGACGGGCGCGTGGAAAAGATGTTTTATTCCGGCGccaagtttgaattttcaccttttttttcttttgtttgtttcatccGGTGGATGCGGCTGCTGTTTGACATCGTCATCCTCTGAAATTGAACTTGTCTGACTGTGTTAAAACTTTTCAACGGCGAGTTATAAGGGCGGATTCCCATTTCCGCGCTGTCGTTGCTGCTGCGCCTATTGTGACGTTTCTCCCCCCATCCATCGAACGGGAAAGTTCGTTACCCTGTgccttcttttccttccggCGCGTGTCTCGTCTCTTATTCCGTTTCTCtggttttaattcattaaagttgaatcttttcttgatttaggGGAAAAGTGAGATAATAAGTCGATAGGATCAATTGggtgcaaaacaaaaaaggaaaacaaattcattttaatgcCTGTCggccattttccctttttgttttctcgtttGTGATTGGTTGCgtcattttctaaaaacaaatttgcgtGCCCTTCCCAAAAAGTTTCGCcttgaataaaaatggaaaatttcgATAAGTTCAGTCCGGTTCAGTCATGTTTTATCTCCAATGTCTAGTGTGTCTTGGGCTCAAGTGATGGAGGATTTTTATTATCATCAGGATCATTCTTATATCCCAGCCATAAAAAAATCCTATAATTCCATCACGAACTCAAATCACCAGCTGGCAGTTTAACGACTATATTTTTAACTATACATCATCTTTTGTTATTCAAGTAAGACTGTTAATTCATGGCAAGTTTCATCTGATTTTGGCACACGGTTGAATTGTTATTTAAGTCAGGTGAGACATTGCCCCGACTCGTTTGCATATGCGTCACCGTATTTTCGTTCGTGCAACAACATGTGGCTGCCAGGGATGAAACACACAGATGTCCTAGACAACTGCTGTTTCTAGCCTATAATATATCTCCGCCGTAATGACACTTTCACAACTATGTCTGTTGATCATCGTTTTATTAACTGGAACGGCCAGCATTACTCTGAATCATCGCAGCCGTTTGGCTATTGACTGGCGACACAGTATAGCGTCGTATTCATTCGGTTACCAAAAGTTGAACAGAGTGGAACTATACACAGCAacttatttagtttttaatcatgtttttgaatttgagtTTGGTGAGATTTCGTATACTAGCCCTTTTATAATATCATTTACTAATTATATGCATTCAACAGGTGTTGCTATTGTCTACTTGCTTGGTTGTCGCCCAGGAAACCATCACCCAAGGTGATGACGacccatttcaaaaattggcgACTGAAACttgtttaaatttgatttgatcagGTAATCGTCCGGATTATTGTTCACTGCCTCCGGTGATGGCGGGCGAGAAGAAATGCAAAGGATACATCAAGAAATGGACGTTCAACGAAACGGAAGTGACTTGCGCCTCTTACATTTACGGCGGATGTAACGGCACCAAGAATCTTTTCGAAACGGAAGAAGAATGTCAAGCCACTTGCCGTTCTCCCGTTGCTCCGCAGAGGAAACAGGCGGATGCGTCAGCTCCGCAAACTTCCGCCAGCGGCCCATCCGTCCATCCGCATCAGTATCTCCTGGCCGTTATCAATTGCctttattcgtttttctttctactaACCCGATATTTTTAATTGGCCAATTAAGCTTTTTAATGATTATAACTGGATTATAATAGCTGCTGACGGAGAGAATAAACATTTTGGGTAATCAATTCTAAAGTAGAATTCTTGTCGCGACTATTTTTCGATTGCAGCGGGAAAATTGAGGCATTAATACACAGGTTTTATTGGACCTAACCTATTTTGATCCGATAGATATACAGTGTGTTCTTGTTTTTACTAGCTTTTTTAGGATTTGATTGGATATAATTTGGACACATTAAGTAAAGTGGATTATCCGACATTTGCGTCGTCGGTTGTAATGCTGACACGTGATTACCACACGCTCAGATGATTGGTTATCATAAAATTTAGGTTGTGGGATGGGTGACGGTGACTACATTAGACAGGTATACGTTGCACCCCCCCTCCCCCGTATCAGTAATTTGATCCTCTCTTAAAGTGCTGGGCCAAAGATCTCTGGCCAGCGGTTGATGCTTCTTCATTTGAGATTCGATTGTCGTTCGGGACCCAACGTCTTTTAGTTCCTCATCTGACTCGACTTATCACGGGAAAATGCCGTACAGGAGCACCGAAGTGAAGAGGAGCGGTTGGACGACATCGTCCAAGTATTTTCTATTCGTCTTCCATGTCATCGCTCTGGTAAATAATCgcatcaaatcaatttaattcattttgcataaaatgaaacattttcttgattattagGTGCTGGGCATCGTCGTGCTGGCGATGGCCATTTACATCCGCGCCGAATGGGATTTGAAACATTACATCATCGAAATGGAAGCCTATTTCTTCTGGACTGGACCCTACATCCTGATGGCCTCTTCCTGCTTCACCATCATCCTGTCCTTCTTCGGTTGCTGGGCCACCGTCTACGAGAATCCATTCCTTCTTAGTTTGGTATTTTATTACGATTCATTGCAGTTCTCTCAGGGTTTTTGCGATTGACCGGCTCTCCTGATATACTAATAATGTGACCgagtcctttttatttttaaatttcgggATTAGTTTCAGTGTAGGTTCTTTTATCTATACTAGGATCAATAAGAAAACTAATAGCGTACGTGTAGTACCGTTTGAACTCGTTGCTCGTCTTTCAATGGGTTCATATATAATTTCAACAATGACACTCGAAATCGATAAAACATTGAACGTTTGTTACTTAAGACGGCAGATAATGTTGTGCAATcccaattcaaataaaaccaaaatgcCTGTACGTGAAGTAGATAAAAcatcaaaaatattcaaattttggacTTTTGATCGACTGGACgagatttcattttatttgttttattgattttttaatctttttctttttcaagttttcgTTGGCGACGGGAGCAACAGCCGCGATTGGACTCGGCGGAGCGGCCTATTCGCTGAATCACGGCACCCAAAAATCCAAATTGACTCCGTGGGTCACGGAAAGATTCACCTATTACGTCTTTGAGTCCGACACCAACAGTCGATATGCTCGAATCGTTCGAATTATGCAAGAAGAGGTGCCGGATATTTCTTATATTTGACATATAATTCATTCGATCTAAAAgctgacattttaaaaatggctttATTATAGTTGGGATGTTGCGGAGGTAGCGGGTGGCAGGACTACGCCCATCACAACATGGAGATCCCGTACGAGTGTCGCAATCAAGTCACCGGCAACATGTACGTTTACGGTTGCGGCATCATTTTCGCCGATTATGTCGAACCTCTGATTGGTTGGATGAGCGGCCTTGCCCTCCTTCTCGTCGTCCTACAGGTCTATTACACAGTTTGATTAAATCAGCGGTTAAATCAATTCACGTTATACTATTTTGATAGATTTTCGCCATAGTGGCCGCTCTGATTCTCCGCCGCAACGTCAAAATTGAAGACAAATTGATGAGCAGTCACAGCAAACCGGCCAGTTACACGGCAGTCAGGGCTCGATAATTCATAATTTCTGacatcaatcaaatttaattcattcatttcatatttaatcTGTGT
Coding sequences within it:
- the LOC124205038 gene encoding eukaryotic translation initiation factor 4B-like isoform X1 → MAASAKKGKKSKGKVLSLNEFLSDDHGGSRSGEAVVMAPSKTSWADEMEDEAIYKEKLLLPTAPRAARGSDIDESRIPNNAPYTAYIANLPYDIEVEDVSKFFHGLSVKSVRLPREGGDGGRLRGFGYAEFETRQDLVDALTMNELMIKNRKIRVDIASGADGDQEQGAGGMGRGRGRPTRNDEEREDRTPSDWRNAPREGPPPGQDRGGGGGFRGGDRGGDRMEREPAGERYSASFNPRDRPPGSALSSERSSFGPRRDGPSSSFGGGRDGPPSSGFGGRDRDGPSSFGGRDREGSSSFGGRDREGGSSFGGRDRDGPSSFSRGRDGPSSFGRDREGGSSFGRDRDGPSSFGRERDGPSSFNRDEMQRSERPSAAGEPTKERPKLSLKPRSVPIEEGSVADEPTAAVAPITERPAAAAAPAPAAPPSSASIFGAARPVDTAARERAIEERLKEKQMKEREPPLRGRETDRQDDRNQRDNSHGSGGRSSERPSGGRGRSSEGEKTDDRRDYRNDDQDNRRPARDGPGYSGDSRQAPKDGDYRPPQRSTANPNEYRPPVGGRGSSGGGNEYRPPRPSGGADRRDGDRREGDRRDGDRRDGDRRDGDRRDGDRDYRGPAPARDGDYRPPRGDDSRKENGLSRGGGGGGGAGIYRAPSRGTGPSNERTRSRDDHNGDRRPAAPASSASSADEATRVRRLEEPKAPVFENSNKFAFLLAEDEGADESDSRDEQ
- the LOC124205038 gene encoding eukaryotic translation initiation factor 4B-like isoform X2 is translated as MAASAKKGKKSKGKVLSLNEFLSDDHGGSRSGEAVVMAPSKTSWADEMEDEAIYKEKLLLPTAPRAARGSDIDESRIPNNAPYTAYIANLPYDIEVEDVSKFFHGLSVKSVRLPREGGDGGRLRGFGYAEFETRQDLVDALTMNELMIKNRKIRVDIASGADGDQEQGAGGMGRGRGRPTRNDEEREDRTPSDWRNAPREGPPPGQDRGGGGGFRGGDRGGDRMEREPAGERYSASFNPRDRPPGSALSSERSSFGPRRDGPSSSFGGGRDGPPSSGFGGRDRDGPSSFGGRDREGSSSFGGRDREGGSSFGGRDRDGPSSFSRGRDGPSSFGRDREGGSSFGRDRDGPSSFGRERDGPSSFNRDEMQRSERPSAAGEPTKERPKLSLKPRSVPIEEGSVADEPTAAVAPITERPAAAAAPAPAAPPSSASIFGAARPVDTAARERAIEERLKEKQMKEREPPLRGRETDRQDDRNQRDNSHGSGGRSSERPSGGRGRSSEGEKTDDRRDYRNDDQDNRRPARDGPGYSGDSRQAPKDGDYRPPQRSTANPNEYRPPVGGRGSSGGGNEYRPPRPSGGADRRDGDRREGDRRDGDRRDGDRRDGDRRDGDRDYRGPAPARDGDYRPPRGDDSRKENGLSRGGGGGGGAGIYRAPSRGTGPSNESRDDHNGDRRPAAPASSASSADEATRVRRLEEPKAPVFENSNKFAFLLAEDEGADESDSRDEQ
- the LOC124205039 gene encoding opioid-binding protein/cell adhesion molecule homolog isoform X1, translated to MKYYIHHLVQSITIFVLVVNNKASGEPQFAELIRNVTVTLGREVVLSCVVDNLAEYKVGWLRAEDETILSLHRRVVTHNPRVAVTTRVSVGSSHQSRTWNVLHIRKVKESDEGCYVCQINTFVMMKQVGCIQVQVPPNIVDESTSDVSVNEFDNVTLVCKATGKPSPRIVWRREDGHNINPQWNATSFISSYWHRGRVNKVDDERGEKLRLYGVTRRMMDVYLCIASNDVPPIVSKRVVLKVNFAPLVTTTTNKIADGVLGIEIRLTCQIESHPPSLNQWMKRDRNNSITAILPSTKYSVKDVRLNSPSNYKTNTTLTIHDIQPEDIRNSYICVAVNFLGQAEASIPFYGNIEETTIIQTPDVIHPTVSIPHSSSNMINKDEVVFRAGNESILNGHSKSSIHSANKKNQKHHHKEPQIEDSSRPLDQQLKQETIPKSTEYEINTNQQIFSSASAAGSIPVFSFLIIILTYSIHFYVFICSVERT
- the LOC124205039 gene encoding opioid-binding protein/cell adhesion molecule homolog isoform X2 → MKYYIHHLVQSITIFVLVVNNKASGEPQFAELIRNVTVTLGREVVLSCVVDNLAEYKVGWLRAEDETILSLHRRVVTHNPRVAVTTRVSVGSSHQSRTWNVLHIRKVKESDEGCYVCQINTFVMMKQVGCIQVQVPPNIVDESTSDVSVNEFDNVTLVCKATGKPSPRIVWRREDGHNINPQWNATSFISSYWHRGRVNKVDDERGEKLRLYGVTRRMMDVYLCIASNDVPPIVSKRVVLKVNFAPLVTTTTNKIADGVLGIEIRLTCQIESHPPSLNQWMKRDRNNSITAILPSVKDVRLNSPSNYKTNTTLTIHDIQPEDIRNSYICVAVNFLGQAEASIPFYGNIEETTIIQTPDVIHPTVSIPHSSSNMINKDEVVFRAGNESILNGHSKSSIHSANKKNQKHHHKEPQIEDSSRPLDQQLKQETIPKSTEYEINTNQQIFSSASAAGSIPVFSFLIIILTYSIHFYVFICSVERT
- the LOC124205044 gene encoding kunitz-type serine protease inhibitor TCI-like, producing MFLNLSLVLLLSTCLVVAQETITQGNRPDYCSLPPVMAGEKKCKGYIKKWTFNETEVTCASYIYGGCNGTKNLFETEEECQATCRSPVAPQRKQADASAPQTSASGPSVHPHQYLLAVINCLYSFFFLLTRYF
- the LOC124205043 gene encoding tetraspanin-2A-like; this encodes MPYRSTEVKRSGWTTSSKYFLFVFHVIALVLGIVVLAMAIYIRAEWDLKHYIIEMEAYFFWTGPYILMASSCFTIILSFFGCWATVYENPFLLSLFSLATGATAAIGLGGAAYSLNHGTQKSKLTPWVTERFTYYVFESDTNSRYARIVRIMQEELGCCGGSGWQDYAHHNMEIPYECRNQVTGNMYVYGCGIIFADYVEPLIGWMSGLALLLVVLQIFAIVAALILRRNVKIEDKLMSSHSKPASYTAVRAR